From the Toxotes jaculatrix isolate fToxJac2 chromosome 15, fToxJac2.pri, whole genome shotgun sequence genome, one window contains:
- the hnrnpa3 gene encoding heterogeneous nuclear ribonucleoprotein A3: MDISKMEDRETKEPEQLRKLFIGGLSFETTEESLRAHFEQWGALTDCVVMRDPNSKRSRGFGFVTYSSVREVDDAMKARPHKVDGRVVEPKRAVSREDSNKPGAHLTVKKIFVGGIKEDTEEYHIREYFEKYGKIECIDIMEERSTGKKRGFCFVSFDDHDTVDKIVAQKFHTINFHNCEVRKALSKQEMSAISSNRGRSGGSGNFMGRGSNFGGGGNFGRGGYGGGRGGYGDDFDNGPGGNYGGGPGYGGGRGGYGGGGPGYGNQGGGFGGSCDGGYGGNDGGYGGGGNYNDFGNYGGQQSNYGPMKGNNFGGRNSGGPYGGGYGSGGGGGGGYGSRRY, translated from the exons GACCGTGAAACTAAGGAACCTGAACAGCTCAGAAAGCTGTTTATTGGAGGTCTGAGCTTTGAAACCACGGAGGAGAGTTTACGGGCCCATTTTGAACAATGGGGAGCTCTCACGGACTGTGTG GTGATGAGGGACCCCAACAGCAAGCGATCAAGAGGGTTTGGCTTTGTAACGTACTCCTCTGTAAGAGAAGTCGATGATGCCATGAAAGCAAGGCCTCACAAAGTAGATGGCCGAGTTGTTGAACCCAAGAGGGCCGTGTCCAGagag GACTCCAATAAACCAGGTGCCCATCTGACAGTGAAGAAGATCTTTGTTGGTGGCATtaaggaggacacagaggagtaCCATATCCGGGAGTATTTTGAGAAATATGGAAAGATTGAATGCATTGACATCATGGAGGAACGCTCCACTGGGAAGAAGAGAGGATTCTGCTTTGTCTCTTTCGATGACCATGACACTGTTGACAAAATTGTTG CCCAGAAGTTCCACACAATCAACTTCCACAATTGTGAGGTCAGGAAAGCTCtctcaaaacaggaaatgagtgCCATATCCAGTAACAGGG GCAGGAGTGGAGGATCTGGAAACTTCATGGGCAGAGGTAGTAATTTTGGAGGTGGTGGAAACTTTGGCCGAG GTGGCTATGGCGGAGGAAGAGGTGGTTATGGTGATGATTTTGACAATG GTCCAGGAGGGAATTATGGTGGAGGTCCAGGTtatggaggaggcagaggaggttATGGAGGTGGTGGCCCGGGGTATGGTAACCAGGGAGGTGGATTTGGTGGCAGCTGCGATGGAGGTTACGGCGGTAATGACGGAG GTTATGGAGGAGGCGGAAATTACAACGACTTCGGAAATTATGGTGGACAGCAGTCAAACTATGGGCCCATGAAGGGAAACAACTTTGGTGGCAGAAACTCAGGTGGACCCTATGGTG GTGGCTACGGCTCAGGTGGCGGCGGTGGAGGTGGCTACGGCTCGCGGCGATATTAA
- the nfe2l2a gene encoding nuclear factor erythroid 2-related factor 2a, which yields MMMEMEVMHTSQQDMDLIDILWKQDIDLGARREVFDYNHRQKENELQRQRELEEEKRLHLLREQEKALLAQLQLDEETGEYIPRPPASAPLQSAVTPLEVTQDISFTEDNGDAMSFDECLQLLAETFPVEEPESTSVCLDSTAVSVPSSNNIIMSPEQPALPPATLSPGPLPPPQRMSPDLEQAWMELLSLPELQQCLNMQMEDTLETTSYPLPNSPQLQNPNFTFYPMTNLTDGETNNLNVCSAEFVSTFDGSAPSMATQDNLSQMEAKTPQLNTNFGAESFCDIFYPNAILEEGSGQHGLKGNESTTMSDVSNKPPFTPMDLYSLSPGDAFDRGKHNLTAEMPDSDSGISSNTSPNASSPSKSAYGDGSFGYSDSDMEEMDHNPGSAESDYSERSSVNFQCDDLQTVVSVSASIGQPQQQHEKKPKQYKTDPAEESGHSKAPFTKDKQKKRSDVRLPRDEQRAKALKIPFTVDMIINLPVDDFNEMMSKHQLNEAQLALVRDIRRRGKNKVAAQNCRKRKMENIVGLESELDSLKEEKERLLSEKSQNITNLKEMKQHLNSLYLEVFSMLRDEKGNSYSPSEYSLQQSTDGSIFLVPRIKKTFVKSKDNHLSPL from the exons ATGATGATGGAAATGGAGGTGATGCATACCAGTCAACAG GACATGGACTTGATTGACATACTGTGGAAGCAGGACATTGATCTCGGAGCCAGGCGAGAGGTGTTTGACTACAACCACCGTCAGAAAGAGAATGAGCTGCAGAGGCAgcgggagctggaggaggagaaaaggctgCATCTGCTCCGGGAGCAGGAGAAGGCCCTGCTTGCACAACTACAGCTCGACGAGGAGACGGGAGAGTACATACCCCGCCCGCCAGCCAGTGCCCCGCTGCAGTCGGCTGTCACACCTTTAGAGGTTACACAG GATATCAGCTTCACAGAGGATAATGGTGATGCCATGTCATTTGATGAATGTTTGCAGCTACTGGCAGAGACATTTCCTGTAGAGGAGCCTGAG AGCACTTCAGTTTGCCTGGACTCAACTGCTGTTTCAGTACCCAGCAGCAACAACATCATCATGTCCCCCGAGCAGCCAGCTCTGCCACCGGCCACCCTCTCCCCAGGTCCACTGCCACCACCACAGAGGATGTCCCCGGATTTGGAGCAGGCCTGGATGGAGCTTTTGTCCCTCCCTGAGCTGCAG CAATGCCTGAACATGCAGATGGAGGACACACTGGAGACTACAAGTTATCCTCTTCCAAACAGCCCCCAATTACAGAATCCAAACTTCACTTTTTACCCCATGACCAATCTCACAGACGGGGAAACAAACAATCTAAATGTTTGTTCTGCAGAATTTGTCAGTACATTCGATGGCTCTGCTCCCAGTATGGCCACACAGGACAATCTCAGCCAAATGGAGGCGAAAACTCCTCAGTTAAATACCAACTTTGGTGCAGAAAGTTTCTGTGACATATTTTACCCCAATGCCATTCTGGAAGAGGGCAGTGGTCAGCATGGCcttaaaggaaatgaaagtaCCACCATGTCTGATGTCTCAAACAAGCCTCCCTTCACACCCATGGACCTTTACAGCCTCTCACCCGGAGATGCATTTGACAGAGGCAAACACAATCTCACCGCTGAAATGCCAGACTCAGATTCAGGAATCTCTTCAAACACAAGTCCAAATGCCAGTTCACCTTCAAAATCTGCATATGGAGATGGGTCCTTTGGTTACAGTGATTCAGACATGGAGGAGATGGACCACAACCCTGGAAGTGCAGAGTCCGACTACTCGGAGAGGTCCTCGGTAAATTTCCAATGTGATGATCTCCAGACAGTAGTTTCTGTATCTGCATCAATAGGGCAGCCACAACAGCAGCACGAGAAGAAACCCAAACAATACAAGACGGACCCAGCAGAGGAGAGTGGCCACAGCAAGGCTCCCTTCACCAAAGACAAGCAGAAGAAACGCTCAGATGTGCGTCTCCCCAGAGACGAGCAGAGGGCCAAGGCTCTCAAAATCCCTTTCACTGTTGACATGATTATCAATCTGCCTGTTGATGACTTCAACGAGATGATGTCGAAGCACCAACTGAACGAGGCCCAGCTGGCCCTGGTCCGAGACATACGCCGGCGTGGCAAGAACAAAGTAGCTGCCCAGAACTGCCGCAAACGCAAGATGGAGAACATAGTGGGTCTGGAGAGCGAGCTGGACTcactgaaggaggaaaaagagcGTCTGCTGAGCGAGAAGAGCCAGAACATCACAAACCTGAAGGAAATGAAGCAGCATCTCAACAGCTTGTACCTGGAGGTCTTCAGCATGTTGAGAGACGAGAAGGGCAATTCCTACTCTCCATCCGAATACTCCCTCCAGCAGTCAACTGACGGCAGTATCTTCCTTGTCCCTCGCATTAAAAAGACTTTCGTCAAGAGCAAAGACAACCACTTATCTCCTTTGTGA